One Tistrella mobilis DNA segment encodes these proteins:
- the rnd gene encoding ribonuclease D produces MITDTQSLRQLVDELKAEPFVTVDTEFMREKTYWPKLCLVQLAGAQRAAAVDPLADGIDLAPLGELLADPSVLKVFHAARQDVEIFLLLFGNVPRPMFDTQVAAMVCGFGESVGYETLVNKLAKASIDKSSRFTDWSRRPLTPKQIAYALADVTHLRTVYLKLAKLLEDSGREEWLDEEMATLNAPETYESRPEAAWERIRTRSLDRRFLGLVRELAAWRERQAQSRNVPRTFISKDETLLEMASSQPRSAEDLKRVRGLPKWATEGAGGDEVLTAIERALAENRNALPDREPPRELPRGLGPLIELLKVLLKMKSEEHGVARTLIASQEDLETLALDGSAAQIAALKGWRHEVFGEDALRLLAGEVALGARGRSIAVLSLSGDEAVLQATRRKRRKRKSRKDGEPGAADDAATASDAVAAD; encoded by the coding sequence ATGATCACCGATACCCAGTCGCTGCGGCAGTTGGTCGACGAGTTGAAGGCGGAGCCCTTCGTGACCGTCGATACCGAATTCATGCGCGAGAAGACCTACTGGCCCAAGCTGTGCCTGGTACAGCTGGCCGGCGCGCAGCGGGCGGCCGCGGTCGATCCGCTGGCCGACGGTATCGATCTCGCGCCCTTGGGGGAGCTGCTCGCCGATCCGTCGGTCCTGAAGGTGTTCCACGCCGCCCGACAGGACGTCGAGATCTTCCTGCTGTTGTTCGGCAACGTGCCGCGGCCGATGTTCGACACCCAGGTCGCCGCCATGGTCTGCGGCTTCGGTGAAAGCGTCGGCTATGAAACGCTGGTCAACAAGCTGGCGAAGGCGTCGATCGACAAGTCGTCGCGCTTCACCGACTGGTCGCGCCGGCCGCTGACGCCCAAGCAGATCGCCTATGCGCTGGCCGACGTCACCCATCTGCGCACCGTCTATCTGAAGCTTGCGAAGCTGCTGGAAGACAGCGGCCGCGAGGAGTGGCTGGACGAAGAGATGGCGACGCTCAACGCGCCCGAGACCTATGAAAGCCGGCCCGAGGCGGCGTGGGAGCGGATCCGCACCCGCAGCCTGGATCGCCGCTTCCTGGGGCTGGTACGCGAGCTGGCCGCCTGGCGGGAGCGTCAGGCCCAGTCGCGCAATGTGCCGCGGACCTTCATCTCGAAAGACGAGACCCTGCTGGAGATGGCGTCCAGCCAGCCCCGTAGCGCGGAAGATCTGAAACGGGTCCGCGGCCTGCCCAAATGGGCGACCGAGGGTGCCGGTGGCGACGAGGTGCTGACGGCGATCGAGCGGGCGCTGGCCGAGAACCGCAACGCCCTGCCCGATCGCGAGCCGCCGCGCGAACTGCCGCGCGGCCTTGGGCCGCTCATCGAACTGCTCAAGGTCCTGCTCAAGATGAAGAGCGAAGAGCACGGCGTCGCCCGCACGCTCATCGCCTCGCAGGAGGATCTGGAGACCCTGGCGCTCGACGGCTCGGCAGCGCAGATCGCCGCCCTGAAGGGCTGGCGGCACGAGGTCTTCGGCGAGGATGCCCTGCGTCTTCTGGCCGGCGAGGTCGCCCTCGGCGCCCGCGGCCGGTCGATCGCCGTGCTGTCGCTGTCGGGTGACGAAGCCGTCCTGCAGGCCACCCGCCGCAAGCGGCGCAAGCGCAAATCCCGCAAGGATGGCGAGCCGGGTGCCGCCGATGATGCGGCCACGGCATCGGACGCCGTCGCAGCAGACTGA
- the aspS gene encoding aspartate--tRNA ligase, whose translation MHAYRSHTCNELTLAHEGQTVRLSGWVHRKRDHGNLLFIDLRDHYGLTQIVVDVDSAAFKLAEELKNESVITATGRVVARSPETVNAGMATGEIEVRVEELSLQSAADPLPLQVNSDRDYPEDTRLRYRYLDLRREHVHKNIVLRSQVISSLRRRMTDQGFMEFQTPILTASSPEGARDFLVPSRIHPGKFYALPQAPQQFKQLLMVAGFDRYFQIAPCFRDEDARADRSPGEFYQLDIEMSFVTQEDVFQAIEPVLRGVFEEFGGTRHVPAGPFPRIPFAEAMLKYGSDKPDLRIPIEIADVSEIFRGSGFGVFAKAVEAGKVVRAVPVKNVADRPRSFFDKMNDWAREQGAPGMGWIAFENGGGKGPIAKNLGDERLAEMKAQLGLGDGDGVFFATDVADKAAKLAGAARLKLGAELDLIEPDVFRLCWIVDFPMYEFDEKLDQIVFSHNPFSMPQGGLEALNTRDPLEINAYQYDIVCNGVELSSGAIRNHKSEIMYRAFEIAGYGPEVVEDKFGGMLNAFRFGAPPHGGIAPGVDRIVMLLADQPNIREVVAFPMNQQAQDPMMNAPHEATPEQLKELHLRVVLPPKVVKAEKPAGDAAPAAEA comes from the coding sequence ATGCATGCCTATCGCTCGCATACCTGCAATGAACTGACGCTCGCCCATGAGGGCCAGACCGTCCGGCTTTCGGGCTGGGTGCATCGCAAGCGCGATCACGGCAATCTGCTGTTCATCGACCTGCGCGACCATTACGGCCTGACCCAGATCGTGGTCGACGTCGACAGCGCCGCCTTCAAGCTGGCGGAAGAGCTGAAGAACGAGAGCGTGATCACCGCGACCGGCCGGGTCGTGGCCCGCAGCCCCGAAACGGTGAACGCCGGCATGGCCACCGGCGAGATCGAGGTCCGGGTCGAGGAGCTGTCGCTGCAGTCGGCTGCGGACCCGCTGCCTCTGCAGGTCAACAGCGACCGCGACTATCCGGAAGACACCCGGCTGCGCTATCGCTATCTGGATCTGCGCCGCGAGCATGTTCACAAGAACATCGTGCTGCGCTCGCAGGTGATTTCGTCGCTGCGCCGGCGGATGACCGATCAGGGTTTCATGGAGTTCCAGACCCCGATCCTGACCGCGTCGAGCCCTGAAGGTGCCCGTGACTTCCTGGTGCCGAGCCGTATCCATCCGGGCAAGTTCTACGCCCTGCCGCAGGCGCCGCAGCAGTTCAAGCAGCTGCTGATGGTGGCGGGCTTCGATCGCTACTTCCAGATCGCCCCCTGTTTCCGCGACGAGGACGCTCGCGCCGATCGCAGCCCGGGCGAGTTCTATCAGCTCGATATCGAGATGTCCTTCGTGACCCAGGAAGACGTCTTCCAGGCGATCGAGCCGGTGCTGCGGGGTGTGTTCGAGGAATTCGGCGGCACCCGCCATGTGCCCGCCGGGCCGTTCCCGCGCATTCCCTTTGCCGAAGCCATGTTGAAATACGGCTCCGACAAGCCCGATCTGCGCATCCCGATCGAGATTGCCGATGTGTCGGAGATCTTCCGCGGGTCCGGCTTCGGTGTTTTCGCCAAGGCGGTCGAGGCCGGCAAGGTGGTGCGTGCGGTGCCGGTGAAGAACGTCGCCGACCGGCCGCGCAGCTTCTTCGACAAGATGAACGACTGGGCCCGCGAGCAGGGTGCCCCGGGCATGGGCTGGATCGCCTTCGAGAATGGCGGCGGCAAGGGCCCGATCGCCAAGAATCTGGGCGATGAGCGTCTGGCGGAGATGAAGGCACAGCTGGGCCTTGGGGATGGCGACGGCGTGTTCTTCGCCACCGACGTGGCAGACAAGGCCGCGAAGCTGGCCGGTGCCGCCCGCCTCAAGCTGGGCGCCGAGCTCGACCTGATCGAGCCCGACGTCTTCCGGCTCTGCTGGATCGTCGACTTCCCGATGTACGAGTTCGACGAGAAGCTCGACCAGATCGTGTTCAGCCACAACCCGTTCTCGATGCCGCAGGGCGGGCTCGAGGCGCTGAACACCAGGGATCCGCTGGAGATCAACGCCTATCAGTACGACATCGTCTGCAACGGCGTGGAACTCTCTTCGGGCGCGATTCGTAACCACAAGTCCGAGATCATGTACCGGGCCTTCGAGATCGCCGGCTATGGTCCCGAGGTGGTCGAGGACAAGTTCGGCGGGATGCTGAACGCCTTCCGCTTCGGCGCCCCGCCGCATGGCGGTATCGCGCCGGGTGTCGACCGCATCGTCATGCTGCTGGCCGATCAGCCGAACATCCGTGAGGTCGTGGCCTTCCCGATGAACCAGCAGGCCCAGGACCCGATGATGAATGCGCCGCACGAGGCGACGCCTGAGCAGTTGAAGGAACTGCACCTGCGCGTGGTCCTGCCGCCTAAGGTGGTGAAGGCCGAAAAGCCAGCCGGAGATGCCGCGCCGGCTGCCGAGGCCTGA
- a CDS encoding NHLP leader peptide family RiPP precursor, translated as MLSRDDALNRILDRATADPGFRETMLRDPKAAISTLLGIELPTALEVMVHEETPSRLHIVLPPAGDALDDASLEAVSGGTVDWNNLNFPM; from the coding sequence ATGCTATCCCGTGACGACGCTCTGAACCGCATTCTCGACCGCGCAACTGCCGACCCGGGATTTCGCGAGACAATGCTTCGCGATCCGAAGGCTGCGATTTCCACACTGCTCGGGATCGAGCTGCCGACGGCGCTGGAGGTCATGGTGCATGAAGAGACCCCTTCGCGCCTGCACATCGTGCTGCCGCCGGCCGGCGATGCACTGGACGATGCGTCCCTGGAAGCGGTGTCGGGCGGCACTGTCGACTGGAATAACCTCAACTTCCCGATGTAG
- a CDS encoding Ros/MucR family transcriptional regulator, with protein MSDSSENPTIAHDKLLSMAAQIVAAYVSHNSLPAQQLPEIIQTVYGALNDQQNGTATAQEVVREEAQKPAVPVRKSITPDYIVCLEDGKKLKMLKRHLRANYGMTPEEYRAKWGLAPDYPMVAPNYARQRSDFAKKIGLGRATNAPRARGGRRAAQA; from the coding sequence ATGTCGGATAGTTCCGAAAACCCCACCATCGCCCATGACAAGCTGCTGAGCATGGCCGCGCAGATCGTCGCGGCCTATGTCAGCCACAACAGCCTGCCGGCCCAGCAACTGCCCGAGATCATTCAGACGGTTTACGGGGCGCTGAACGACCAGCAGAACGGCACGGCGACCGCACAGGAAGTCGTGCGCGAAGAAGCGCAGAAGCCTGCGGTTCCGGTGCGGAAGTCGATCACGCCGGACTACATCGTCTGCCTGGAAGACGGCAAGAAGCTGAAGATGCTGAAGCGGCATCTGCGTGCCAATTATGGCATGACGCCCGAGGAATACCGTGCCAAATGGGGCCTGGCGCCGGATTATCCGATGGTCGCGCCCAATTATGCGCGCCAGCGGTCGGACTTCGCCAAGAAGATCGGCCTGGGTCGTGCGACCAATGCGCCGCGGGCCCGGGGCGGCCGGCGGGCTGCGCAGGCCTGA
- the rpiB gene encoding ribose 5-phosphate isomerase B, translating into MSEDSTRIVAIACDHGGVDLKTVLKEDLAARGLEVLDLGTDGSASVDYPDFANALAAALAEGRAARGVLICGSGIGISIAANRHPHIRAALVHDALTARLCREHNDANVVAFGARVTGVETARDALRVFLDTPFEGGRHQRRVDKLG; encoded by the coding sequence ATGTCCGAGGACAGCACCCGTATCGTGGCGATCGCCTGTGATCACGGCGGCGTCGACCTCAAAACGGTCCTGAAGGAAGATCTCGCCGCCCGAGGTCTGGAGGTCCTGGACCTCGGGACCGATGGATCCGCTTCGGTGGACTATCCCGATTTCGCCAATGCACTGGCGGCCGCCCTGGCCGAGGGACGTGCGGCACGGGGCGTGCTGATCTGCGGATCCGGCATCGGCATCTCGATCGCTGCCAACCGTCATCCCCATATCCGGGCCGCCCTGGTCCACGACGCGCTCACCGCCAGGCTTTGCCGCGAGCACAATGATGCCAATGTCGTGGCCTTCGGGGCCCGCGTGACCGGCGTCGAGACCGCACGGGACGCGCTCCGGGTCTTCCTGGATACGCCCTTCGAAGGCGGTCGCCATCAGCGGCGGGTCGACAAGCTCGGCTGA
- the glyA gene encoding serine hydroxymethyltransferase: MTDQTPSYSAAAFFRAALADDAELMRSINDELARQRDQIELIASENIASPAVIAAQGTVLTNKYAEGYPGKRYYGGCEYVDVAEKLAIERACALFGCGFANVQPHSGAQANQAVFQALLQPGDTILGLSLAAGGHLTHGAAPNQSGKWFHAVQYGVRPEDGRIDMDEVERLAKESKPKLIIAGGSAYSRVFDFARFRAIADEVGAYLMVDMAHFAGLVAAGAHPSPLPHAHVVTTTTHKTLRGPRGGMVLTDDEALAKKINSAVFPGLQGGPLMHVIAGKAVAFGEALRPEFKAYARQVVANAQVLAETLVAGGLDIVTGGTDNHLMLVDLRPKGLKGNATEHALERTGMTCNKNAIPFDPEKPMVTSGIRLGTPAATTRGFGEAEFRQVGEMIVRVLDALAAKPEGDAEVEAAMRAEVKALCDRFPIYPAL, translated from the coding sequence ATGACCGATCAGACCCCCAGCTACAGTGCCGCGGCCTTCTTCCGCGCGGCTCTCGCCGATGACGCCGAGCTGATGCGCTCGATCAACGACGAACTTGCCCGGCAGCGTGACCAGATCGAGCTGATCGCTTCCGAGAACATTGCAAGCCCGGCGGTGATCGCAGCCCAGGGCACGGTGCTGACCAACAAATATGCCGAGGGCTATCCGGGCAAGCGCTATTACGGCGGCTGCGAATATGTCGACGTCGCCGAAAAGCTGGCGATCGAGCGGGCCTGTGCCCTGTTTGGTTGTGGCTTTGCGAATGTTCAGCCCCATTCGGGTGCCCAGGCCAACCAGGCGGTGTTCCAGGCCCTGCTGCAGCCGGGCGACACCATTCTGGGCCTGTCGCTGGCGGCCGGCGGCCATCTGACCCATGGTGCGGCGCCGAACCAGTCGGGCAAATGGTTCCATGCGGTTCAGTATGGTGTCCGCCCTGAGGACGGCCGCATCGACATGGACGAGGTCGAGCGGCTGGCGAAGGAAAGCAAGCCGAAGCTGATCATCGCCGGCGGGTCGGCCTATAGCCGCGTCTTCGACTTCGCGCGCTTCCGTGCGATCGCGGACGAGGTCGGTGCCTATCTGATGGTCGATATGGCCCATTTCGCGGGTCTGGTGGCCGCCGGCGCCCATCCGTCGCCGCTGCCGCATGCCCATGTCGTCACCACCACCACCCACAAGACCCTGCGTGGTCCGCGCGGTGGCATGGTGCTGACCGATGACGAGGCGCTGGCCAAGAAGATCAACTCGGCCGTCTTCCCCGGTCTGCAGGGTGGCCCGCTGATGCATGTCATCGCCGGCAAGGCGGTTGCCTTCGGCGAGGCGCTGCGTCCGGAATTCAAAGCCTATGCCCGCCAGGTCGTGGCGAATGCCCAGGTGCTGGCCGAGACGCTGGTGGCCGGCGGTCTCGACATCGTCACCGGCGGCACCGACAATCACCTGATGCTGGTCGATCTTCGTCCGAAGGGTCTTAAGGGCAATGCCACCGAGCATGCGCTTGAGCGCACGGGCATGACCTGCAACAAGAACGCCATCCCCTTCGACCCCGAGAAGCCGATGGTGACCTCGGGCATCCGCCTCGGCACTCCGGCTGCCACGACCCGCGGCTTCGGCGAGGCCGAATTCCGCCAGGTGGGCGAGATGATCGTCCGCGTGCTCGATGCGCTGGCGGCGAAGCCCGAAGGCGATGCCGAGGTGGAGGCGGCCATGCGGGCCGAGGTCAAGGCGCTCTGCGACCGCTTCCCGATCTACCCGGCCCTGTGA
- the nrdR gene encoding transcriptional regulator NrdR, producing MRCPFCGNEETQVKDSRPAEEGSAIRRRRHCAACGARFTTFERVQLRELVVVKKDGTREPFDREKLARSIRIAVRKRPVEAEQVERMVSAIHRRLEGLGETEIETGRIGEAVMEALMGVDKIAYVRFASVYKDFREVDDFQALIGSLGGGDQGQGNDG from the coding sequence ATGCGCTGCCCGTTCTGCGGCAACGAAGAGACCCAGGTGAAGGACAGCCGGCCGGCGGAGGAAGGTTCCGCCATCCGGCGGCGTCGGCATTGTGCCGCCTGTGGCGCCCGCTTCACCACCTTCGAGCGCGTTCAGCTCCGCGAACTGGTGGTGGTGAAGAAGGACGGCACGCGCGAGCCCTTCGACCGGGAGAAGCTGGCCCGGTCGATCCGCATCGCCGTCCGCAAGCGCCCGGTTGAGGCCGAGCAGGTGGAGCGGATGGTGAGCGCCATCCACCGCAGGCTGGAAGGGCTGGGTGAGACCGAGATCGAAACCGGCCGGATCGGCGAGGCGGTGATGGAGGCGCTGATGGGCGTCGACAAGATCGCCTATGTCCGCTTCGCCTCGGTCTACAAGGATTTCCGCGAGGTCGACGATTTCCAGGCGCTGATCGGCAGCCTTGGCGGCGGCGATCAGGGGCAGGGCAACGATGGCTGA
- the ribD gene encoding bifunctional diaminohydroxyphosphoribosylaminopyrimidine deaminase/5-amino-6-(5-phosphoribosylamino)uracil reductase RibD: MAEPIIWSEADRRHMAHALTLARRGLGRVWPNPAVGCVLVSADGRIVGRGWTQPGGRPHGEAMALAAAGEAARGATAYVSLEPCAHWGKTPPCADALVAAGVARAVVATGDPDPRVSGRGLDRMTAAGVTVDLGLMAAEAGALNAGFFSRILKGRPLVAWKVATTLDGRIATVAGESQWITGPEARAMGHMLRASHDAIMVGVGTALADNPRLNVRVPGLEERSPVRVVIDSRLRLPLTHTLVREACEGGHPPVWIVTRTDCDRNRHDALAAAGITLIEVPHGADGRPDPLRLTEALGDRGITRVLVEGGGELAASLLRDRLVDRIHWFRAPAVMGGDGVPAARSYGVQELVDMAAFVRLDTRQLGPDLYELYAGTAVVTPGG; this comes from the coding sequence ATGGCTGAGCCGATAATCTGGAGCGAGGCCGACCGTCGCCATATGGCCCACGCCCTGACCCTGGCCCGGCGCGGCCTGGGGCGTGTCTGGCCGAACCCCGCCGTCGGCTGTGTTCTGGTGTCGGCCGATGGTCGGATCGTTGGTCGTGGCTGGACCCAGCCCGGCGGCCGCCCCCATGGCGAGGCCATGGCCCTGGCCGCGGCGGGCGAGGCGGCGCGCGGCGCAACGGCCTATGTCAGCCTTGAACCCTGCGCCCATTGGGGCAAGACGCCGCCCTGTGCTGACGCGCTGGTGGCGGCGGGTGTAGCCCGGGCCGTGGTGGCGACCGGCGACCCCGACCCGCGGGTCAGCGGCCGCGGGCTCGATCGGATGACGGCCGCCGGTGTGACCGTCGATCTCGGCCTGATGGCGGCGGAAGCCGGCGCGCTCAATGCCGGCTTTTTTTCCCGCATCCTGAAGGGCCGGCCGCTGGTCGCCTGGAAGGTCGCGACCACCCTGGATGGGCGCATCGCGACCGTAGCCGGCGAGAGCCAGTGGATCACCGGACCCGAGGCCCGTGCCATGGGCCATATGCTGCGCGCGAGCCATGATGCGATCATGGTCGGGGTCGGCACGGCCCTTGCCGACAATCCGCGCCTGAATGTGCGTGTGCCCGGGCTTGAGGAACGTTCGCCGGTAAGGGTTGTGATCGACAGCCGCCTGCGCCTGCCCTTGACGCACACACTGGTACGCGAAGCCTGCGAAGGCGGCCATCCGCCGGTCTGGATCGTCACCCGCACCGACTGCGACCGCAACCGCCATGACGCACTGGCCGCCGCCGGCATCACCTTGATCGAGGTGCCGCACGGGGCCGACGGCCGCCCCGATCCGTTGCGGCTGACCGAGGCGCTGGGCGATCGGGGCATCACCCGGGTGCTGGTCGAGGGCGGTGGAGAACTGGCCGCTTCCCTGCTGCGTGACCGGCTGGTCGATCGCATCCACTGGTTCCGGGCTCCCGCCGTGATGGGGGGCGACGGTGTGCCTGCGGCACGATCCTACGGTGTGCAGGAGCTGGTGGACATGGCAGCCTTCGTCCGGCTCGATACCCGACAGCTCGGCCCCGACCTTTACGAACTTTACGCGGGCACCGCCGTGGTCACGCCCGGCGGCTGA
- a CDS encoding riboflavin synthase yields MFTGIITDIGEIVSVQAPEAGAAEDRRLTIRTSYDPDGIDIGASIACSGCCLTVIERGRDGAGQGWFLVEASGETLSKTTLGGWGAGRRINLERAAKVGDELGGHVVLGHVDGLGRLVSMTLEGGSHRLVFEAPAELAGFIAPKGSVTIDGISLTVNEVDGTRFGVNIIPHTWTHTTLCDRRPGDAINLEIDVLARYVARLNEWQAGIRG; encoded by the coding sequence ATGTTCACCGGCATCATCACCGACATCGGCGAAATCGTCTCCGTCCAGGCGCCCGAAGCCGGGGCGGCGGAAGACCGCCGGCTGACGATCCGGACGTCCTATGACCCCGACGGTATCGATATCGGCGCCTCCATCGCCTGCTCCGGCTGCTGCCTGACGGTGATCGAACGTGGCCGCGACGGGGCAGGGCAGGGCTGGTTCCTGGTCGAGGCGTCGGGCGAGACCCTGTCCAAGACCACGCTCGGCGGCTGGGGTGCCGGCCGGCGGATCAATCTGGAGCGGGCGGCGAAAGTCGGCGACGAGCTGGGCGGCCATGTCGTGCTGGGCCATGTCGACGGGTTGGGCCGTCTGGTCTCGATGACGCTCGAAGGCGGCTCTCACCGACTGGTGTTCGAGGCGCCGGCAGAGCTTGCCGGCTTCATCGCGCCCAAGGGCTCGGTGACGATCGACGGCATTTCGCTGACGGTGAACGAAGTCGACGGCACCCGCTTCGGCGTGAACATCATTCCCCACACCTGGACCCACACCACACTGTGCGATCGCAGGCCCGGCGATGCGATTAACCTTGAGATCGACGTGCTTGCGCGCTATGTGGCGCGGTTGAACGAGTGGCAGGCGGGCATCCGCGGCTGA
- the ribB gene encoding 3,4-dihydroxy-2-butanone-4-phosphate synthase, with the protein MTVIKDEGGADDVRGYISSIEEVIEDARNGRMVVLVDDEDRENEGDLVIPAEMVTPEVINFMAKYGRGLICLTLTGERVEELNLPLMTQRNASRHHTNFTLSIEARDGVTTGISAADRAHTVQVAIDPAKGARDVVTPGHIFPLRARDGGVLVRAGHTEAAVDIARLAGMNPSGVICEIMNDDGTMARMPDLVPFAQLHGLKIGTIADLIAYRRRTEKLVERLTDGLFRSHFGGEWRMIVYASKIDGSEHMALVKGDLAAAGDQSVLVRMHVVNAFDDLLGDRSSGRAGAVRAAMEQIDRAGRGVLVLLREPRPTGLSDLARARLESPQAASTLRDYGTGAQILLDLGVRNMILLSNSRQTVVGLDGYGLHITGHAPLIIEKV; encoded by the coding sequence ATGACGGTGATCAAGGACGAGGGCGGCGCCGACGATGTCCGCGGCTATATCTCGAGCATCGAAGAGGTGATCGAGGACGCCCGCAACGGCCGCATGGTGGTGCTGGTCGATGACGAGGATCGCGAGAACGAGGGCGATCTGGTCATTCCGGCCGAGATGGTGACGCCCGAAGTGATCAACTTCATGGCCAAATACGGCCGCGGGCTGATCTGCCTGACCCTGACCGGAGAGCGGGTCGAGGAACTGAACCTGCCGCTGATGACCCAGCGCAACGCCTCCCGGCACCACACCAATTTCACCCTGTCGATCGAGGCGCGCGACGGCGTGACCACCGGCATCTCGGCCGCCGACCGCGCCCATACCGTGCAGGTTGCGATCGATCCGGCCAAGGGCGCCCGCGACGTCGTCACCCCCGGCCACATCTTCCCCCTCCGCGCCCGCGATGGCGGCGTGCTTGTCCGGGCAGGGCATACCGAAGCTGCGGTCGATATCGCACGGCTGGCCGGCATGAACCCGTCCGGCGTGATCTGCGAGATCATGAACGACGACGGCACCATGGCGCGGATGCCGGATCTGGTGCCTTTCGCCCAGCTGCACGGGCTGAAGATCGGCACGATCGCCGATCTGATCGCCTATCGCCGCCGCACCGAGAAGCTGGTCGAGCGCCTGACCGACGGCCTGTTCCGCAGCCATTTCGGTGGCGAGTGGCGGATGATCGTCTATGCCAGCAAGATCGACGGCTCTGAACATATGGCGCTGGTGAAGGGCGATCTGGCGGCTGCGGGCGATCAGTCGGTGCTGGTGCGCATGCATGTCGTCAACGCCTTCGACGATCTTCTGGGCGATCGCAGCAGCGGCCGTGCCGGTGCGGTGCGTGCCGCCATGGAGCAGATCGATCGTGCCGGCCGTGGCGTGCTGGTCCTGCTGCGCGAGCCGCGGCCGACGGGTCTGTCGGACCTGGCGCGCGCCCGGCTGGAAAGCCCGCAGGCGGCCTCGACGCTGCGCGACTATGGCACCGGCGCCCAGATCCTGCTGGACCTGGGCGTGCGCAACATGATCCTGCTGAGCAATTCGCGGCAGACGGTGGTGGGGCTGGACGGCTACGGCCTCCACATCACCGGGCATGCCCCGCTGATCATCGAGAAGGTCTGA
- a CDS encoding 6,7-dimethyl-8-ribityllumazine synthase produces the protein MATVTTSDLRILIVEARFYEDIADALVDGAMGVLEAAGAQVERLAVPGAFEIPAAIRFALDSGRYDGFVALGCVIRGDTTHYDYVCGESARGLNQLAIDRKACIGYGILTVENREQAWARARADRANKGADVANACLRMIEIKRQFQQG, from the coding sequence ATGGCCACCGTCACCACTTCCGATCTGCGCATCCTGATCGTCGAGGCGCGCTTCTACGAAGACATCGCCGATGCGCTGGTCGACGGCGCCATGGGCGTGCTGGAAGCCGCCGGTGCCCAGGTCGAGCGCCTGGCCGTGCCGGGCGCCTTCGAGATTCCGGCGGCGATCCGTTTCGCGCTCGACAGCGGCCGCTATGACGGTTTCGTCGCGCTGGGCTGCGTGATCCGCGGCGATACCACCCATTATGATTACGTCTGCGGCGAAAGCGCCCGCGGGCTCAACCAGCTTGCGATCGATCGCAAGGCCTGCATCGGCTATGGCATCCTGACCGTCGAGAACCGCGAGCAGGCCTGGGCCCGCGCACGCGCCGACCGGGCCAACAAGGGCGCCGACGTGGCCAATGCCTGCCTGCGCATGATCGAAATCAAGCGCCAGTTCCAGCAGGGCTGA
- the nusB gene encoding transcription antitermination factor NusB, with amino-acid sequence MARRTAARLAAVQALYQIDFNAARAEAVIAEFLNHRIGKVIDDGLELDADRDHFRDIVTGVAAAQAEIDPMLESSLAEGWRLERVEQTLRAILRAGAYELTARTDVPTAVIINEYVNVAHAFFSGSEPGFVNGILDRLAGHLRADHRGGKPAGGAPRK; translated from the coding sequence ATGGCCCGCCGGACGGCGGCGCGTCTGGCCGCCGTTCAGGCGCTCTATCAGATCGATTTCAATGCGGCCCGGGCCGAGGCGGTCATCGCCGAGTTCCTGAACCATCGCATCGGCAAGGTGATCGATGACGGGCTGGAGCTGGACGCCGATCGCGACCATTTCCGCGACATCGTGACCGGTGTCGCCGCGGCCCAGGCCGAGATCGATCCGATGCTCGAATCCTCGCTGGCCGAAGGCTGGCGGCTGGAGCGGGTTGAGCAGACGCTGCGCGCGATCCTGCGTGCCGGCGCCTACGAGCTGACGGCACGCACCGATGTGCCGACGGCCGTGATCATCAACGAATACGTCAATGTGGCCCATGCCTTTTTCTCGGGCTCGGAACCGGGCTTCGTGAACGGGATTCTGGATCGACTGGCGGGGCATTTGCGTGCCGACCATCGCGGCGGCAAGCCTGCCGGCGGGGCCCCCCGCAAGTGA